The DNA region GCATGACTATGAAAGACGCATATTGGTCTccattttctaaatataaaaatgcagATTCAACTCTCTTCATTCAAAACAAGATTCCCCTCTCCTACTAGTGgcccctggaagacagcagcccTGGCATCACTTACTCTTCATTCAGGGCACACCGGCGATTGGTGAGAGTGCCATGGTTCTTCAGTGTTTCCGTGAGCTCGGAGTAGAGTTCGGTGGCCAGAGACTGCGGGATTCCTTCCCACAATAGGATGAGAATCACAATCACTGCGGCCTCACAGGTGTGGCCTGCGCGCTCCCGAACCAAACACAGTAGCTTCTCTTCACTGCAGCTTCTGCGAATCACCTGTGCAGATCCCATTCCAAcccagacacccccaccccaccccaaacaAAAGAGGGTCACTTGCAGCAGATAACAGCAATGCATATCTATGTATAATATTGTTACATGTCCGGGCAACAATTAGGATTAATTAACAGCAACTGCAATTGGCTCTCTTTGCCCATCTATGCAGTGGGGCTTCCTTTGGCATGAGACAAAAAGCAAAAGTAATCCTTAGCGTTCAGAAGGCAAATACACAGAAACAGCAAGAGAAATTGATGTCGCCTGCATTAAAGCCTGAGCTAAACAAGAGAGATGCTAGACTTAgttcaaaattttcttaaataccaATGTGAAGATTAACTGAAGGTATTTTAAATGGTTGAAGATTTCTTCACATTTCAAGAATTggactgtggctggcactgtggggtagtgggtaaagccacagtcctggctcctccactttttttttttcctaaagatttatttatttgaaagtcaggtttacacagaggcagagagagagaaagaaaaagatagagagagaaagagaggtctttcatccattggtttactccctaaatggctgcaatggctggaacagagctgatctgaagccagatgacttgggtcatcttctattgctttcccaggccatagcagagagctgaattggaagtagagaagcctctgctccacttctgatccagctccctcctaatgtgcctgggaaaacagtgaaggatggccaaagtatttgggccactgccacacatgtggaagacccataagaagctcctggctcctggtttcggcctggcccaacatCAGCTGCTATGGagttggggagtaaatcagcagatctctctctgtgtaactctctcaaataaataaatcattctttgaaaaaagaacTGGATCTTAAGAAggcaggtaaaagctgctgcctgcaatgccggcatcccacctgAGCAATGGTTGCTGTCCCAGCCgcttcacttctgttccagctccctactaatcgCCTGGGAATAGCAGctcaggatggcccaagtgcttaggccctgctcaccttgtgggagacctggaagcagctcctcaaagaagctcctggctcttgcagccatctggggagtgaaccaggagatggaagcatgctttctctgtctctctctgccacccgCCTCTTGccatagctctttcaaataaataattctttaataaaaGAAGGCACTAAAAAGGGCTTCCTTCCAACTAAATATAGTTAGCTcatgataaaataaatacaagcaGTGTTCCATCCAGCCAGCAAGACTCTGAATCAGGGTGACCCAATACTCATGGTAAGATTAATAAATCAAAAGGCCCCAGATTAAAGACTAAAGGCCTTGTCAAGTCACACTTACCCATTTGGCAATAGGACATCCCTGAGAACTTTTGCCTTCTTTACCAGTATAGATGACTTTTTCAATCCTAATAGCTTTACCCTTCTGTCCAAACCTTAAAGAAacccacagaaacacacacacacacacacacacatacaattagCAATTGaattcaaaaggcaaagaaaatgttTGATCATTTGAGCATAATTTCATTCTATGACTGCATCctgagaaaggttttttttttttttttttttcaaaagagctCAAAGCCAAGCAAACTAGATAGTCTGTAAGCCTTTTTTTTCCGATATTAAAATGTACTGATAATGTAATGaactattttataaattatatgctGGGCAAAAACAGTGGGAAGGCttatttttatacataatttCACAAAGCATAAGAATTTTAAGTTAGTTTGCAAAATCAGTCTTTTAATACATATGCTATTTCATTTGTCCTTTACTAAATTTAactattttaaatagattttagaGTTTTTCCTCAAAGGTtctctcacatttttttaaaagggaccTGGCAAATAATTAGTATCCAGCCATTCTGAAAATATAGTTCTTGAAATACCATTTCCTCTCTTATGACCAAAGCACTATTTACTgcttacaaaagaaaaaacaaaaaaaggcactTAGAGAAATTCACTGCTTTGACGAGGTTACTAAATCATTATTTAGTGAATTTCTACATGCTaatttagaaatgaataatttggaaatggagcaagaaTAATACTGAATACATCCTTGCTGCCTGAATGTATCCTAATGTAACTGACCAGTAACACTGCCTACCTCTTAATTACAAGGCACTCCAGTAGAGTCACAGCCCACAAGTGTAGATACCCAGATGATTAACTGCACATATAGTTGCACACTTGTGATTGACAGAGGGGGGGAAAAAGAGCTATAAACAGAATCTTTCTATTCAACATTCCATACTTTCTCTCTGCTGATAGTTAACTCTTAAAGGTGGCCATTTACAACTCTAGGTGAACATAACTCAATGGTTCCTTTCTTAATACTATACTTTCCCCCCTCACACTTTCTCATCAAGTGGGAATGCCAGAGTGGGGCCTCTCTGCAGCCTCTGCCAGTGCCCTTGAGCCTGGCAGGCTGGCTGGCTGATTCCTGTTCATGCCTGGGTTTTTTGGCTTCCATCTCCAAGTGGGCAGCCTGTGCCAGCTAGCAGACTATTAGGCCTGTCAAATATTGTGACTGTGTGGTGAATAGCACAGTGTGTAGTGTTGGCAACCCTGGAAGAGTTGGGCCTACTAATAATTACTTGATTTACAATTGTTTACTGCTTTGTGTGTGATGGCTGGAAAAATTCTGACATATACAAAAGGATAAACGTTAGTCTGCCCTGTGCCTTTGCGTTAATTACCTTTCTTCCATGATTTCTCTAATAGCTGCCACATTAGGACCTGCTCCTAGATGGGTATAAAAAGGACCTTCATCTTTTTCAATAATTTGCTCTGTTGAGATAATAGAAGATTATTATTTTAGACCTcaattttactaaatataaagGCTACATCCACAAAGCGTATCCCCCAACTGCACATGAAGGGCCCtaagtgacttttaaaattttttctctttaaaatgagtAAATTGATGGACTGATCTATTAGAAAATGTGCCATATAATTAACTACAGGTACATGCTGGCTGTTGGgtaaaaaacatattttgtttCAGATATaggattaagaaattattttaaagaaaacgaGTAAAGAAAACAGTGAGGGTATTAGAAGATATGACTAttattagaagataaattttctGTAATGTCCCACCCCCAAAATATAGTTCAGTTTATTATCAAGgattcttcctttcctcctcttaTTTCTCTATCACATTTAATTACGCTATTTTGAATAGGATTACAGTCAATACAGACCCATATTTGTATGCACTTTGAGCACTATGTGATGAGCAAAAAATCCTGGGGAGAGGCAGTCACATTCCACTCAAGAAAGCAGAATGGGAAGACAGGGTtagggagggagtgaggaggaCTGAAACTTACCTAATGGTTTCTATGACATGTGTGGCACTTCAGCTCAGTGAAGCAACTTAATTACCACACCCCAAAGAAGGGCAGTAGCGGATCACCCTCCTACAAATTGTGGGGCACATCCCTGTAGGGAGAACACTGGGATGCAGAGCCCTTACGCACACTAATTAAACTCTGGTGTTTCCCGGCAGCTTTTACTCTGCCCATGCACATCATCTTCTCTACCTACATGGACATCTTCAACCATCAAGAGAGGTCCTCAAGACCTCCCACATAtcctaaaattttaacaaaacagattttttaaaaaatggaaatacctTCTCTTAATCAAAAGAATGAAAcgtacagggggaaaaaaagaaaataaatattaaaatgtttccaACATATCAATTGGAAAAGGGTAGTTGAGTACTCACAGTATCTACATTGTAATTGGCCCACCTCAGCAATACTGAAAATAACATTTTCCCCATTATCCAAAAAACTTGGATAACAATATAACCaaccataaattaaaaaaaaaaaaaaaaagctcctaaTGACTTTGCATTTGGCAATTGCCTTCTTATTTTAATGAGATTTTGGAATTCttttctgcctttccaggagATGATATACAAAGAATTAGACAGATTAATCTAAAACCAGACATATTTTAAAGGGTctgaagaggaaaaaatgaacatgtaaagctatttaaatttttggaaaaactgCATGTAAGCTAAGTTCTCTCTTGCACGGCACAAGCATCTgtaatctaaagaaaaaaaaagtgtaagctTCAGCTTTTTATGAGCCTTTACAAATTGCTGCCAGACTCGagatttataaaaagaaacagaaaatccccTATCTGAAGATAAATTTGCTAATTCTGGATAAACACCATGTGTTTCAGAACATTTCTGGCACTTACCTACACATCTGCATGATGGGAAATCATATTGAGTCTTGACAGGTGTatccaataaattttttataGGTGTATCTAGTAATGTAGAAGGTGACTCTATAAAACTATTGAGAACAGAACCAGCTGTTCTTTTGGTGGGTGTCCTTTCTGAAGAAGTTGCTTGCTGCTCAGAAGATGCGTTGTGGCTGTCAAGATCGGCAGCAGTGATCTGTCGACTTAAAACCGTGACCGAGCCTGACATTTCAACTTTTATCTGCTTCTGTGATTTGAGAGCAAGAGCCTTATGGTCAAACAGTGATTTGACCTGAAACTGCTTCAGATGCTGCTCCATGGTCTCAATGATACTCTTCTGCTGCACGTTATCACAGCTTGGAGGTGGAATATCTTGCTTGCTTATCTTTTTCCACATTTTACTGTCTGCCTGCGCTGACTGGGGGCGCATACAGGCCTGAGGTTTGGACCCAGGTTCAACCTTAATTGACCTGGGCATCTGACTATGGCAAGACTCGGAATGGGTTTGCTGTGTTTGCTGCTGTTCTTGTTTCTGTAAGAGGTGCCACCTTAAGGCAGCATGCTTCTGCAAGTCCTTCTGTGGAGGGGTCTGAATGTGACTTCCTCCCTGCTCGGGAACAGAGAAGGCATTAGCTTGGTTATGCATCAAGTACCTTTGCTGAGCTAGTTGTGTAGCTTGTTCGCCAGACATGTCTTGGTTTCTACTTTTATATCCCTGTAGAACCGAAGCTTGTTGAGGCTTCTGCTCTTGTTCTTGAAAGCACCTGTGAAGAACATCTTGCTTTGTTGAAGTCACATTATTTGGAAAATATCGCATGGGATGCAAGTTTTGGGCCTTGTTTCCTGCAAAGAGTTCAGAATGTACAGTCTGTTCTTTAGTCTCTGGAACTAGGTGTGCATTGTTTGAATAAGAAATTTGCACTTTGCTTGCACCTGATTTCAAGATCTGCCCATAAGGAGAATTTCTACTGTTCATATTCTGTACTTGCTCCATTCCCACTTGGGTATGATGAATCTGATACTCACTTGCCTTCGAATACTGATTTTCACCATGAAAGCATTCTTCAACTTTAATCTGAGCAAAGAATGATCCTTCTCTTTGCTGATCGTTGTTACCGTGGGGATGAGCAAAAGTCTGGGgcatttgttctttatttttcatttgtaacttttgctgctgctgctgctgctggttttGAAGGAGATGTGAACTCTGGGATGGTTGTGTTTGTGCTGCCTGCTTTGGAGGCATATGTTGCAAAAGCTGTGAATTTGAAAATGGCTCAGTCATGGAAGCCTGTTGATTCAAGTGCTGCTTTAACAGTGGGGACATGAGTTTCTCAGTTGGAAAATCTCCTTTTTGTGGAAAATTAAATCTAGGGTCACATCGTGACTGCATGTGAGTTTCGGGTGAGGGCTCTGTCTTGGAGAAGGGCACCTGGTGTGAGGGTTTTGGGAACTGGAGATGTTGGTCCACTGTACCTTGAGACTGCCCTTGATTCACCTCGACTTGGTACATTTGTGACTTTTGTTCTGGCTGCCTGGATTTCTGGATGTAAGCATGCCTTGGGAGCCCCCCAGGCATATTGGAATTTCCAGTGTATGGTTTAGAGGTCATCTGATTGGAGGGGTTGGACTGATACTGGAGGATTGACCGCAGTGAGGTCTCATTACATTTTGGATGAGATTCTGATGGATAGAAATGCGGGGACTTCAATTCAATCCATCCTGGTTTCAGATACTGCTGTGTTGGGAGCACAAGATCTCGTGTTTGTTCCTTTTCTCGACCCGCCAGAATCTCTTGCTCCTTGCTCCCCACCAGCTGCTGGCAGTGGTCCTGTAGCTCTCCACTGCTGCTGAGAACTGCTGGGTTCTGGCTGATATTTTCTGAGATTGGTCTTGTTTTCTCAGAAGACAACGGTATGGCCATTGTCCCTGGAGTCCGTATGCCATTCTTgttaacacaattattctgaggCCCTTCTGGAAGCAGAGAGGAGTTGGATATGTGTGTAGATGGATTAGGACTCTGGCATGTTGGTGCATCAGATTGGCCCTCTATTTTCACTTCCCTTAAAAGCGCCCTGTTGTTTTGGTTGGGATAATGATGGTGTTCTTCCAAAACTCCATCGTTCAGAGTGCTTTTTCCTTCTGAAGGCAGttgaggaagtggaggaggagggggagaaaggagtAATTGTGATGGTGATGTAGTAGTGGCAGGAAAGGAATCTTTAGTGAACACTGAGATTTGCTTAACGTAAGCACCATTCATTTCGTTTTGCTTTAAATACCGTTCAGAGCTGCCACCAGGAACTTGCAGATTGCTGCAGGAACCTGATCCGAATTCTTCACCAGACACGAGCTTTGTGGCTCCTTGAATGTTACCATTTTCTGCAGGAGACGGGCATATCTCAAAAACTGACTTTTGCTGTGGCGGTTGTTCTGGTTTCTGAAAGGGACAGGTACCTAGCATTGCAGCTGGTTTACTGGCATTATCAGGATCACAGGCCTCGGTTACCACTGCAGCTGGCTCTGGAGGCAGCTCGGAGTTCGAGGTCTGTGGAGAATTGATCTGCCCTGAGGTATGCAATGGCTGAGTGATCTCACAGGACAACTCATGAGGAGCCTGACTGTTAATGGCATTTATATGAGATGTGGTTTTCTGCACCGCAATGGAAACACAATCTGGATAGTATTGAGAGAGTGTTTTCTCTAGGAGTTTGCCATGTGTGTTTTCCATGGAAGAGGCAGAAACTGTAGCACCATTAGGCATTAGCACTGCCTTGTTTTTAAGAAGTAACACCACGTTCTTGTCATGGGAGTTAGCATTTTTCCTTTCCTGCTCGTTCAGAATCTGAAGCTCTGGACTTTCTGACCCACTGAAGTTACGTGTTGAAAAACTGGTAAAATCTTTGATGGTGTTTTCTTGGGCTACAGAGCTCGCAGATTCTACCTTAGCACTCAAAGCGGAGACATTTGGTTGACTGCTGCTTTCACCTGGATTTCGTTCATGGCTTTCCCCGAAgttatttctttctccattagCCTTCTGGTCATGTTTTGATTTCTTGCTCTGATGGAGCCCACTGAGAGAAGGTTCACTAACTGTGCGTTTTATTCCTCCATTTTGCAAACACTTGGAATACCCTCTTGCTTCGTGCATGAAGTCGGGACTCGCACGACTCTTCTGGCTTTCCTTCACACTGGGTATTCCATGATGACTTTTGATGGCCTGCCACTGGGTGTCTCCATTGACCTCTGGGTGAGCTCTCTCAGTGAATGGGCTGCCATTCTGGAGCTTTAAGGCCAGAGGTTCTGGCTGGCAAATTGCAGAAGGTGATGGTATCAGGAATGGACTTAGTCGGTTGCCCTCAGCATGGTTGGTTCTATCCTGTTCCATCAGGCTTACTTCGGGGCCATCCACAAGGCTGCCCTCTGAATCAATTCTATAAAGcatggaaacaaaaattaaaatacattaatatattttgaaCACTAATTCCACATCTGTAGAATAAATGGTATTGGAATGCCTAGACATTGTACACAGTGataattattttcctatttcataCTGAGAATTATAATTATGGTTATATACAGCAAGGGTCATCAAAATCATCACTGTTTGCTGTATCAACTTCACTCCCTGACAATTTCAGAATGCTGGGAACAATAAAGATCACTGAGTCCAGTCCTTCATTTATCCAGCTGAATGCTaaaattctcttatttttattacctAAATCTAGATCTTTTTGTTTCAAGACAAGCTTGcagcttttgaaaatttttttttcttagcccaGTCTGCTTTTTCCTTATCCCTTCTAAGCTCCCTTCAATTTGTTAAAATGAGAATGCCCCCAAATGCAACTCTGTTGTAATATATTCATCTCCCTGCCTACATCCCTGGTTCTCAAAGTAGTCTGCCCAAGCCTGAGAGATAAAGGCACATGGCCTTCATTGTCACCAATACCCAACAGGATGGGAGACAAAATGTGGTTTCTAAAATGCCCTTCCTGGATTCTGTTTTCTTCCACAGGGGATAGCTGCGCACTTCTGAGAACTGTTCTGGCTTCCTAGAGTCTTCATTAACACCTTCATTTGTAGCCCTCTGAATCTATATCAGGCATCCTATAACCCTGGATTCCTTCTTTAATTCTAAGAAAATTAGgatattttgaaaagtttgtggaaaatgcatatcatcaAAAAATaggtactggggctggcaccatggtacagtggattaaagccctggccttcagtgctagcatcccatatgggcactggttcgagtcccagctgttcctcttccgatccagctccctgctaatgcacctgggaaactagCGGAGGATAGTCTAAGTCCCTGTgaccctgcacctacttgggagacgtggaagaagctcctggctccagatcagctcacctctggccattgtggccatttggggaatgaaccagaggatggaaatcctctctctctctctctttctttctgcctctctctgtaactctttcaaataaataaaatagatctttaaaaaaaataggtacgtgcatttcaaaaaaaaaattttggatcCCAAAGCTCATCGTTTAATTCCACATTCTATCACCTTTAGCCTATTACATACCACTCAGCTGTATTTtatttactctctctctcctcaatgGACTATTAAATATACAGCCTCTACTTTTGTGCCTAGTATACAGTAAGCATCTGGAAATTTTTATCAGATAAAAACAGCTTTTCTCATCTTATGATCAATTTGTCATTTATTAGACCAGGATTGATGAGGACTTCAAAGGCAGAAGCACACATTAAAAAATTGATCCCCCATTCATGATACAAGAggtctttaaaaaagttcatggaaagtgtatattatgaaaaaactgtgcatggatcttttaaaaattttgtaccaaaataaactgatcttttaactACACTATGACCTTCTTATTATGCCTTATTTTTGCTAAAATTgtacattttaacatttattttaaggatAAAAATCAGGATAAGACAATTTTCCAGTTGAGCTTGAAAATGCTATTTTTGGTTAGCcaccagtgggttaagccagcccTTGGGACTCCTACTCTTTATCACATGGCAGAGTGCCTTTTTGGAGTTCTAGCTACTCTAAACTTCTcagtctgcttcctgctaatgcaactgaaaGGCAACAAATGATGTCCCGATTGcttgggttcctatcactcaTTGGGGAGACTTAGATAGAATTccagggtcctgacttcagcttggctcaggcccaactactgcaggcatttggaaaataaaccactgaatggaagacctgtcactctgtgttacaaataaatacaaaaatcttaatttaaaaccaattttaaaaacccactgcttactaaacaagaaaaatgatcaCAGATTAAGAAATAAGATATGAATAAGATGTGAATATTACTATTTGCAAACAATA from Oryctolagus cuniculus chromosome 8, mOryCun1.1, whole genome shotgun sequence includes:
- the TET2 gene encoding methylcytosine dioxygenase TET2 isoform X1, with the translated sequence MEQDRTNHAEGNRLSPFLIPSPSAICQPEPLALKLQNGSPFTERAHPEVNGDTQWQAIKSHHGIPSVKESQKSRASPDFMHEARGYSKCLQNGGIKRTVSEPSLSGLHQSKKSKHDQKANGERNNFGESHERNPGESSSQPNVSALSAKVESASSVAQENTIKDFTSFSTRNFSGSESPELQILNEQERKNANSHDKNVVLLLKNKAVLMPNGATVSASSMENTHGKLLEKTLSQYYPDCVSIAVQKTTSHINAINSQAPHELSCEITQPLHTSGQINSPQTSNSELPPEPAAVVTEACDPDNASKPAAMLGTCPFQKPEQPPQQKSVFEICPSPAENGNIQGATKLVSGEEFGSGSCSNLQVPGGSSERYLKQNEMNGAYVKQISVFTKDSFPATTTSPSQLLLSPPPPPLPQLPSEGKSTLNDGVLEEHHHYPNQNNRALLREVKIEGQSDAPTCQSPNPSTHISNSSLLPEGPQNNCVNKNGIRTPGTMAIPLSSEKTRPISENISQNPAVLSSSGELQDHCQQLVGSKEQEILAGREKEQTRDLVLPTQQYLKPGWIELKSPHFYPSESHPKCNETSLRSILQYQSNPSNQMTSKPYTGNSNMPGGLPRHAYIQKSRQPEQKSQMYQVEVNQGQSQGTVDQHLQFPKPSHQVPFSKTEPSPETHMQSRCDPRFNFPQKGDFPTEKLMSPLLKQHLNQQASMTEPFSNSQLLQHMPPKQAAQTQPSQSSHLLQNQQQQQQQKLQMKNKEQMPQTFAHPHGNNDQQREGSFFAQIKVEECFHGENQYSKASEYQIHHTQVGMEQVQNMNSRNSPYGQILKSGASKVQISYSNNAHLVPETKEQTVHSELFAGNKAQNLHPMRYFPNNVTSTKQDVLHRCFQEQEQKPQQASVLQGYKSRNQDMSGEQATQLAQQRYLMHNQANAFSVPEQGGSHIQTPPQKDLQKHAALRWHLLQKQEQQQTQQTHSESCHSQMPRSIKVEPGSKPQACMRPQSAQADSKMWKKISKQDIPPPSCDNVQQKSIIETMEQHLKQFQVKSLFDHKALALKSQKQIKVEMSGSVTVLSRQITAADLDSHNASSEQQATSSERTPTKRTAGSVLNSFIESPSTLLDTPIKNLLDTPVKTQYDFPSCRCVEQIIEKDEGPFYTHLGAGPNVAAIREIMEERFGQKGKAIRIEKVIYTGKEGKSSQGCPIAKWVIRRSCSEEKLLCLVRERAGHTCEAAVIVILILLWEGIPQSLATELYSELTETLKNHGTLTNRRCALNEERTCACQGLDPETCGASFSFGCSWSMYYNGCKFARSKVPRKFKLLGDDPKEEEKLESHLQNLSTLLAPIYKKLAPDAYNNQIEYEHRAPECRLGLKEGRPFSGVTACLDFCAHAHRDLHNMHNGSTVVCTLTKEDNREIGAKPDDEQLHVLPLYKISDVDEFGSVEAQEEKKRNGAIEVLTSFRRKVRMLAEPVKTCRQRKLEAKKAAAEKLSALENSSNKNEKEKSASSRTKQTENASQTKQLAELLRLSGPVIPQSQPQQQKQPQPQPQPQPQPQPQPQQQQQPPPHHAWTSNSPSEATNSYSSSGSTNVYMRRLNPVSPHPGSSHTSDIYGGANTMNLYSTSSQTAGSYSNPMNPYPGLLNQNNQYPSFQCNGNVSMDNCSPYLGSYSPQSHPMDLYRYPSQDPLSKLNLPPIHTLYQTRFGNSQNYTSKYLGYGNQNMQGDAFSSCTTRPNAHHVGTFPPYSTHEMDGHFMGSISRLPPNLNNPNAEYKNGDHHPSSHIIHNYGVAPGILDSSLHALHLQNKENDALSHTANGLPKMLPGLSHHRSPSVPGSLHKLSDANSQEKQIAAPVQAVAPAAGENDEVWSDSEQNFLDPDIGGVAVAPAHGSVLIECAKRELHATTPLTDPNRNHPSRVSLVFYQHKSMNEPKHGLALWEAKMAEKAREKEEECEKYGPDYVPQKTHGKKGKREPTEPQEPSERTYLRFFRSLAERTMSATTDSTITTSPYAFTRVTGPYNRYI
- the TET2 gene encoding methylcytosine dioxygenase TET2 isoform X2, which gives rise to MEQDRTNHAEGNRLSPFLIPSPSAICQPEPLALKLQNGSPFTERAHPEVNGDTQWQAIKSHHGIPSVKESQKSRASPDFMHEARGYSKCLQNGGIKRTVSEPSLSGLHQSKKSKHDQKANGERNNFGESHERNPGESSSQPNVSALSAKVESASSVAQENTIKDFTSFSTRNFSGSESPELQILNEQERKNANSHDKNVVLLLKNKAVLMPNGATVSASSMENTHGKLLEKTLSQYYPDCVSIAVQKTTSHINAINSQAPHELSCEITQPLHTSGQINSPQTSNSELPPEPAAVVTEACDPDNASKPAAMLGTCPFQKPEQPPQQKSVFEICPSPAENGNIQGATKLVSGEEFGSGSCSNLQVPGGSSERYLKQNEMNGAYVKQISVFTKDSFPATTTSPSQLLLSPPPPPLPQLPSEGKSTLNDGVLEEHHHYPNQNNRALLREVKIEGQSDAPTCQSPNPSTHISNSSLLPEGPQNNCVNKNGIRTPGTMAIPLSSEKTRPISENISQNPAVLSSSGELQDHCQQLVGSKEQEILAGREKEQTRDLVLPTQQYLKPGWIELKSPHFYPSESHPKCNETSLRSILQYQSNPSNQMTSKPYTGNSNMPGGLPRHAYIQKSRQPEQKSQMYQVEVNQGQSQGTVDQHLQFPKPSHQVPFSKTEPSPETHMQSRCDPRFNFPQKGDFPTEKLMSPLLKQHLNQQASMTEPFSNSQLLQHMPPKQAAQTQPSQSSHLLQNQQQQQQQKLQMKNKEQMPQTFAHPHGNNDQQREGSFFAQIKVEECFHGENQYSKASEYQIHHTQVGMEQVQNMNSRNSPYGQILKSGASKVQISYSNNAHLVPETKEQTVHSELFAGNKAQNLHPMRYFPNNVTSTKQDVLHRCFQEQEQKPQQASVLQGYKSRNQDMSGEQATQLAQQRYLMHNQANAFSVPEQGGSHIQTPPQKDLQKHAALRWHLLQKQEQQQTQQTHSESCHSQMPRSIKVEPGSKPQACMRPQSAQADSKMWKKISKQDIPPPSCDNVQQKSIIETMEQHLKQFQVKSLFDHKALALKSQKQIKVEMSGSVTVLSRQITAADLDSHNASSEQQATSSERTPTKRTAGSVLNSFIESPSTLLDTPIKNLLDTPVKTQYDFPSCRCVGLDRRVKLLGLKKSSILVKKAKVLRDVLLPNG